GACGCTCTACCTGGTGTGGACGCAGGATCGCTCGGACTACGTCGAGAACGGCGAGTTCGAGTTCGGGCGCGACGCGCAGCGCCTGTTCGATCGCGACGGCGACAACATCTACCTGGCGAAGGTCACCTACTACCTGGGGCTCTGATCCCGGGCGCGACCCGCGAGTCGCGAAGCAGCTCGCTCTCCAGCTCCGGACCGGGCGGGAAGCGAAACGAGGCCCGGCGCAGTTGCCGGGCCTCGTTGCACGTTCGGCGGTCGACGCGCTCAGCGCGCCATGATGATCTTCTGCGTCAGCGCGACTTCGCGACCCGGTGCCTTGAGCTTGAGGAAGTAGATCCCGTTGCGCGCGTAGTCGCCGGCTTCGGTCCGACCGCTCCAGGTGCTCGCGTGCGTACCGGGCGGGCGGGACTCGTGCATCAGCGTCTTCACGCGACGTCCGGCCGCATCAAAGACCGCCAGATCGACGAAGCCGCCGACCGGGATCGTGAAGTCGATGTTCGTGCACACCTTCATGGGATTCGGGAACGGCTTCTCGAGCGCGTAGCTCAGATCGAGCGGCGAAGGTCCGACGCCCACCGCACCACCGGCTGCCATGCTGTCCGAGGTCGTGAAGATGTAGTCGTCGCTGCCGAACGAACTGCCGTCGCCGTTCGCCGAATTGCCGGCTGCGAAGAAATAGACGGTGCCCTCGGTCGCGGCCGGCGCGGTCCACAGCAGATTCCATTCGATGCTGGGGCCGGGATTGCCCTCACGAATCGAGCCGCACATCATTTCGAAATCGCGGAATGGATCGCAGGTGTGTTCGAGGTAACGGCGATTGCGGTAGACGCTGCTGGCGGCAGTCTTGGTGATCTGGAACGAGTCCGGCTGCGCGCCGTTGACGGGGGCCCAGCTTCCGAGGCTGTCGCCGGTCTGCGAAGACACCGCCTGGATCTCGAATCCCCACCGAACAAAACCCTGTTCGGGAGGCGGCAGCTGCGGCCACGTGTGCGTGAGTCGCAGGCGCAGCGGGTAGGTGATCCCGGCGTCGTAGGTCTCCGGCAGGTCGAGGATCTCGAGCTGCCCGACCGGCAAGTTGAGCGGATTGCCGTTGTGGCACAGCGTGCAATTCGACTCGGCGGCCTTGTTGGCGACCGCGAATGCTCCGGTGCGCGCGGCTGGCGGCCCGGTCGAGAAAGCGAACGCGATCGATGCGCCCAGAATCAGCGCGACAAGGATGGCGGCCCGAAAGATGTGGCGCGACATGGGCGATCTCCGATCGGGGGAAGCGGAGGAAGGGTGGGTCAAGCTGCCGCCGACGATGATAGTCGAGAAATCGACCGATTTCCGTATCGAATTTGCCCCTGCCTCGGGACTCGGAGATGACCGTTTCCGCGGGTCGGGGCTATACTGCGGCCCGTTTTGAGCATCCTTTCCAGCGCTCAGCAAGGAGCCCCCGTGAACGAACTCGTCGCCGCGCTGCGGTTACGCGATCCCGTGGTCGAAGCCGCTCGCGTCCGGCTGCTGGCCGGCGAACGCCTGAGCCAGGAGGACGGCCTGCGCCTGTATGACGCCCCGGTGATGGAACTGGGGCGGCTGGCCGATGCAGTGGCGCGAGATCGGCATGGGGACCGCGTGTACTTCACGGTCAATCGTCAGCTCAATCCGACCAACGTCTGCGTGCTGGCCTGCAAGTTCTGCGACTACGCGAAGAAGCCCGACGATCCGACCGCCTACACGATGACGAAGGAACAGATTCTCGGGCACGTGG
This genomic interval from Candidatus Eisenbacteria bacterium contains the following:
- a CDS encoding T9SS type A sorting domain-containing protein, with amino-acid sequence MSRHIFRAAILVALILGASIAFAFSTGPPAARTGAFAVANKAAESNCTLCHNGNPLNLPVGQLEILDLPETYDAGITYPLRLRLTHTWPQLPPPEQGFVRWGFEIQAVSSQTGDSLGSWAPVNGAQPDSFQITKTAASSVYRNRRYLEHTCDPFRDFEMMCGSIREGNPGPSIEWNLLWTAPAATEGTVYFFAAGNSANGDGSSFGSDDYIFTTSDSMAAGGAVGVGPSPLDLSYALEKPFPNPMKVCTNIDFTIPVGGFVDLAVFDAAGRRVKTLMHESRPPGTHASTWSGRTEAGDYARNGIYFLKLKAPGREVALTQKIIMAR